The Paralichthys olivaceus isolate ysfri-2021 chromosome 9, ASM2471397v2, whole genome shotgun sequence genome contains a region encoding:
- the upf3b gene encoding regulator of nonsense transcripts 3B, giving the protein MKEDKENTRPKERRVELKCEDGEKTEKPKEKKETMTKIVIRRLPPSLTKEDLEEQLQPLPELDYMEFFSSDTSLYPHLFARAYLNFRNQEDIVLFRDRFDGYVFIDHRGQEYPAIVEFAPFQKTAKKKNKKRDAKCGTIAEDPDYKKFLEYYNGDEEKLTSTPETLLEEIEAKSKELVAKKTTPLLDFLKNKQRIREEKKEERRRRELERKRVRDEERRKWREEERRKRKDAEKMKRLEKPLEKDKDQVKEEPKIKLLKKPDRGEEADAEKHKEKGKKPEKPSKDDRPMGSHEYKRRQNIDNKEDRGRKGDDDGRKEFRERDTDRDREREREKERRQREKERIRRQDEDRRRRRERQDGENSCRKRDDEGKKERERAFEKKKGENIGDSSHNERPEKLAKDKRDDAGKRERTRNKDRPAIQLYQPGARSRNRPAGGGESNSADRKPDTETKKVADKGDD; this is encoded by the exons ATgaaggaagacaaagaaaacactcGACCGAAGGAGAGAAGAGTGGAGCTAAAGTGTGAAGATGGAGAAAAGACGGAGAAGCccaaggaaaagaaagagaccaTGACAAAG ATTGTGATCAGGCGATTACCACCCAGTCTGACGAAGGAGGatctggaggagcagctgcagccgcTGCCAGAGCTGGACTACATGGAGTTTTTCTCCAGTGAcaccag CCTCTACCCGCACCTCTTCGCCAGGGCTTACCTCAACTTCAGAAATCAAGAAGATATCGTCCTGTTCAGGGACCGATTTGATGGATATGTATTCATTGACCACAGAG GACAGGAGTATCCTGCCATCGTAGAGTTTGCCCCTTTCCAAAAAActgccaagaaaaaaaacaagaagagggATGCAAAGTGTGGAACGATTGCTGAAG ATCCAGATTACAAGAAGTTCCTGGAATATTACAACGGAGACGAAGAAAAGTTGACCTCAACACCTGAGACCCTGCTGGAAGAGATCGAGGCAAAGTCGAAGGAGCTTGTTG CTAAGAAGACAACTCCTCTGCTGGACTTCCTGAAAAACAAGCAG AGAAtcagggaggaaaagaaggaagagagaaggaggcGGGAGCTTGAACGAAAGCGTGTGCGGGATGAGGAGCGACGCAAGTggcgggaggaggagagacgaaAGCGCAAGGACGCTGAGAAGATGAAGAGACTCGAGAAACCGCTGGAGAAAGACAAGGACCAAGTTAAAGAAGAGCCAAAAATTaag CTCCTGAAGAAACCAGACAGAGGCGAGGAAGCTGATGCGGAAAAGCACaaggaaaagggaaagaaaCCAGAGAAGCCAAGTAAAGACGACCGACCCATGGGCAGCCATGAATATAAGAGGCGTCAGAACATTGACAATAAGGAAGATCGAGGAAGGAA AGGGGATGATGACGGGCGGAAAGAGTTCAGGGAGCGTGACACAGATCGCGACAGAGAGCGAGAACGGGAGAAGGAGCGgcggcagagagagaaggagcgcATCAGGAGGCAGGACGAAGATcggcggaggaggagggaacGACAGGATGGAGAGAACTCGTGCAGGAAGCGGGATGacgaggggaaaaaagagagggagcgtGCCTTTGAGAAGAAAAAGGGCGAAAACATTGGAGACTCCTCTCACAACGAGAGGCCGGAGAAGCTTGCCAAAGACAAGCGGGACGATGCTGGCAAAAGAGAGCGAACGCGAAATAAA GACCGCCCTGCTATTCAGCTGTACCAGCCGGGGGCCAGAAGCCGCAATcgacctgcaggaggaggagaatccAATTCCGCTGACAGGAAGCCAGATACCGAGACCAAGAAAGTGGCAGACAAGGGAGACGACTGA